Proteins encoded within one genomic window of Fusarium musae strain F31 chromosome 4, whole genome shotgun sequence:
- a CDS encoding hypothetical protein (EggNog:ENOG41), whose translation MGHLAQIEAVMEAYDDILYHYKSDDEHPLNMPKKEVIVQQKADFNFWAIHSGVCIPELDLKHEFEREALKELDTFIVTAHKLERLYQEDPSPNVTWLADEHVASLSQMLSQLAHTFGVLVPSLQNTATASGQSTGAR comes from the exons atgggccACCTCGCACAAATCGAAGCCGTCATGGAAGCCTACGACGACATCCTCTACCACTACAAATCTGACGACGAGCATCCCTTGAATATGCCAAAGAAAGAAGTCATTGTGCAACAAAAGGCGGATTTCAACTTCTGGGCAATACATTCGGGCGTATGCATTCCAGAACTTGACCTTAAACACGAGTTCGAACGGGAAGCGTTGAAAGAACTTGACACCTTCATCGTGACTGCACATAAAC TCGAGAGACTatatcaagaagatccaagTCCTAATGTCACATGGTTGGCAGATGAGCATGTGGCCTCGTTGTCACAAATGCTGAGCCAGCTGGCTCATACATTCGGCGTCCTTGTACCTTCGCTACAGAACACAGCAACAGCTTCTGGGCAGTCGACTGGAGCTCGATGA